The Zymobacter palmae DNA window GCCACTGAATCGAACGAGTCAGCCTGTGCCGTGGCCGCCATTGTCAGCCCCACCAGCACGCCAAACCAGCCCACTCGCCCTCTATCGAGAAAACGATTCATTCTACATTCCTTGTAATCCGTCACGGTCAACGGTAATGCGGCCATAAGAAAAGAGATCACGACGTGGCCGCCACTCTAGTTCAGATCTGCGATAACGCTCGAAAATGGCCTGCGGCCTTTTGATGCGGGTGCATCATGCACCGCGATAGGGCAGCTCTGCCGTACAGCGCCACAGTGTCTGCCCGCTGGCATGGTATTTCTTCTCAAATGGCGTCAGGAACTGGTTTTGTGGGTCATGCGGCTCGACCTCCGGTGCCGGTTGCCCGGTCACGATAGCGATGGCCTGAGCGAATTCCTGTACGTAGATATCCCAGTTTGAACGCAGCTCAAGCCGTCCCCCCAACGCCATCAGGGTCGGAAATACCGGGTGCCCTTGCCAGCGCCGCTTCAGATGCCCGGCCTTAGGATATGGATTGGGGTAGAGCAAATAGTGGCGCTCCGGCTGCCAACCCGCCTCCAGCGCCAACCGCCAGAAATCGCAGAGGTCAGCGCGCACCAATAGCGCATTGCCTGGCAAGGGGCCATGATCACGCGATAGGCGATCGGCACTGCGATCGACACCAATCACCAGATGAGAAGGGAACGCCTGCGCCAGCTGACGCGTCGACAACCCTACGCCACAGCAGGAATCGAGAATGAGGCCACTGGGGAAATCTGGCTGATATGCTTGGAGCAGGCGTTCTGCACCAGCAAAGGCCGCTATACTGTGCTGCGCATAAGGGCGCTGCCAAGGTGCTGCCATCATACGTTTTAGGCGTGATTCAAGGGATTCGTGCGGCGCAAGCTGCCGAGTCGTAATGGCGCGAGAGTTGGCGTACATGGGGAAAAAAGTTCGTCCAGAATGCATTGGCCCGAGCGGGCTTTTGGGACCATCACCCCGCTACGGTTACATCGGGTGACATGACGGCCTTGTGAAGGCGATGTTATCATGCCGCCACTACCTCTGCGCAGAGGACGGGTCAACGCTCGTCCTCTGCGTAGCGTCGATATTCAAAATTGCGGGCTCACTAAAGCGCCGCGACAGTAAGAGCGAGGATTGCGGCTTGTCACAGTTACCGGTGATCGTCGGCCTGGGTGGCGTCAACGCTGCCGGCCGGACTTCTGGGCACCAGGCCTTCCGTCGCACGGTGTTCAATGCACTGTCAACCGAACAGCAGGACGACACCCTGCTGGGGCTGGCATCTCTTATGGCATTGGCTCACCGCGATGAG harbors:
- the trmB gene encoding tRNA (guanine(46)-N(7))-methyltransferase TrmB; this translates as MYANSRAITTRQLAPHESLESRLKRMMAAPWQRPYAQHSIAAFAGAERLLQAYQPDFPSGLILDSCCGVGLSTRQLAQAFPSHLVIGVDRSADRLSRDHGPLPGNALLVRADLCDFWRLALEAGWQPERHYLLYPNPYPKAGHLKRRWQGHPVFPTLMALGGRLELRSNWDIYVQEFAQAIAIVTGQPAPEVEPHDPQNQFLTPFEKKYHASGQTLWRCTAELPYRGA